The sequence CCTGCGCGGCGACCTCCCCGAGGGCGGCATGCCCGATGGCCACCTGCCGCATGCTGATTCCTTGGTTCGGCTCATTCGCCGTTGGGAGTCCTCCCGTGTGGCGCGCTTGGCCGCCGGACGCTTGGCGGTTGGTGTGGCGTGCTACCCCAGCGGCCACGCCGAGTCCACCACGCCGGACGAAGACATCGACGTCCTTCTGGCCAAGCAGCGCCTCGGCGCCGACTTCGCCATTACCCAGCTCTTCTTCGACGCAGAGGATTACGTCCGCTTTGCCCAACGCGCCCGGCTGGCGGGTGTGCGCATTCCGCTCATCCCCGGGATCATGCCCATGACTAGCCGTGCTCGGGTGGAGCGAATGTGCCAGCTGTCCGGGCTGGATGGGCCGACGGCGGTCCTTGACCAGCTCGCGACAGCGACCTCACCCGAGGAAGAACAAGAAATAGGCATGCAGATTACAGCCTCCTTGGCACAGGCGGTGTTGAACGCCGGCGCTGACGGACTGCACATCTACACGCACAACAATCCTGACATTACGACTGACCTGCTTAATCGAATTGGAGTCACCCCATGACCGCATCTTTCCCCAAGGCCACGATTGAGGGCTACCCCCGCGTAGGCGCGCACCGCGAGCTCAAGCGTGCGCTGGAGTCCTACTGGTCCGGCAAGATCGACGCCGAGACCTTCGAGTCCGCTGCGCACTCCTTGCGTCTTGAGACCTACGCCCGCCTCAAGGACCTGGGCCTCAGCGAGGACTACGCCATCCCGGCCGACGTTGCCTACTACGACCACGTACTCGAGACCGCGCTGACCGTGGGTGCGGTTCAGGGTGAGACCCTCGATGACGAGTTCACCCTGGCCCGCGGCAACAAGGACACCGCTCCGCTGGAGATGACCAAGTGGTTCGACACCAACTACCACTACATCGTCCCAGAAATCGCCGATACCCAGTCCTTTACCGCCCGCCCGCAGCGCGTGCTCAAGATTGTGGAGGAGGCCCGCGCCGCTGGTCACACCGTGCGCCCTGTCCTCGTTGGCCCGGTGACCCTCCTGGCCCTGTCCAAGCAGGCGGAGGGCGCCACCACGCAGCCGCTCGACCGCCTCGATGAGCTGGTGGAGTCCTACCTCACTGTGTTGGCCGCGCTTCACGACGCCGATGTGGAGTGGATCCAGCTCACCGAGCCGGCCCTCGTGGCTGACCTCGCTGCGGCTGACGACGCCACCCTCGCCGCCGCTCTTAAGTCCGCGTACGGCCGCATCCTCGGTGCTGAGAAGCGCCCGCAGGTCTACCTCACCACGCCGTACGGCTCCCTCAACGCCGGCCTTGACGCCATTGCTGAGCTTAAGCCGGAGGCAACCCAGGTTGACCTCTCCGTCGGTACCTTGGCGCTGGATGACTCCTACCTCGAGCGCGTTCAGAAGCTCGCCGATGCTACCCACCTCGCCGCTGGTCTTGTCGATGGCCGCAACGTCTGGGCCGCTAACCTGCGTGACCTGCGCGAGAAGCTCGAGTCCCTGGGGGAGGGTGTCTCCGTGACCACCTCGGTTTCCCTGCAGCACGTGCCGCACACCGTCGAGGCCGAGACCTCCCTGCCGGTCGATGTGGCCACCTGGTTTGCTTTCGCGGATGAGAAGGTCCGTGAGGTCGTCGCCCTGGCCGCCGGCCCGCTCGATGCCCCGGAGGCCTACGCTCAGGCGGACCGTGCCGTGCGCACGCGCGCTGAGTCCTCCCGCACCCACAACCAGGCTGTGCAGGATCGCACCGCCGCCCTGCCGGAGGGTCAGGTACAGCGTCAGCCGGAGTTCGCCGAGCGCAACAAGGCTCAGGAGGCCCTCGGCCTGCCGCAGCTGCCGACCACCACCATCGGTTCCTTCCCGCAGACCACCGAGATTCGCGCCGCTCGTGCTGCTCACCGCAAGGGCGAGCTGTCCGACGCCGACTACACCGAAGCCCTGCGCAACGAGGTGAAGTCCGTCATCGAGCTGCAGGAGCGTCTGGGCCTGGACGTCCTCGTTCACGGCGAGCCGGAGCGCAATGACATGGTGCAGTACTTCGCCGAGCTTCTCGACGGCTTCGTCGTCACCGAGAACGGCTGGGTCCAGTCCTACGGTTCTCGTTGCACCCGTCCGCCAATCGTCGTCGGCGACATCTCCCGCCCGGAGGCCATGACCACCGAGTGGGCACAGTTCGCTCAGTCCCAGTCCGAAAAGCACGTCAAGGGCATGCTCACCGGCCCGGTAACCATCCTGGCCTGGTCTTTCGTCCGCGATGATGTCCACCAGTCCGTCTCTGCTGACCAGCTGGGCGTCGCGCTTGCCGACGAAGTCCGTGACCTCGAGGAAGCCGGCATCGACATCATCCAGATCGATGAGCCTGCCCTGCGCGAGCTGCTGCCGCTGCGTGAGCAGGACCGCAAGGCTTACCTGGAGTGGGCCGTGCGCTCCTTCCGCCTCGTGGCGCTGGAGGCTAAGCCGACCACGCAGATCCACACCCACCTCTGCTACTCGGAGTTTGGCCAGATTATCGACGCCGTCGCCGGCCTCGACGCCGACGTCACCTCCATCGAGGCAGCCCGCTCCCGCATGGAGCTCCTCGAGGACATCGACGAGAAGTTCCACTCCGAGATTGGCCCGGGTATCTACGACATCCACTCGCCGCGCATCCCGTCTGTGGCGGAGATGGCAGAGCTCATCCGCGCCGCTCTTAAGAACGTGCCGGTGGAGCGCCTGTGGGTCAACCCGGACTGCGGCCTGAAGACCCGCGGTTATGAGGAGACCGAGGCTTCCCTGCGCAACTTGGTCCTTGCCCGCGATGAGGTCCGCGCCAGCCTTTAGTCCCGCGTCAGCTTTTAGGTCCGCGCCAGCCTTTAAGTCCGCGCGTAAACCTTAGGCCCTAAGCCCTCCCTTCCCGGAGGGCTTTCGCCCGTTTTTCGCCCGTTTTACAGCGCCCTGAAATTCACGCTCTGCAGATCAGCCAGCGCGGCAAGGTCCCCACGCCCTTCTCGGTCGAAGTGCAGTGCTTTCAGCCCCGCCGCGCGTGCGCCGTCCACGTCATTCGCTAGCGAATCACCCACCATGAGGGCATCGGCAGGCTCCACACCTAACCGGCGGCACGCCTCCAGATAAGCCTCGCGCTGCGGCTTTGGGTGTCCCATTTCGACGGTCGGGAACAGTTCCACCCCGGGCAGGTCGAGCCCGCCCGCGCGCAGCTTGCCCTCCTGCATCTCACGCGCCCCGTTCGTCAGCACTCCGACCTTGAGCCCCAACTTGAGGACATACTCAAGTGCTTCCCGAGCGCCCTCGACCGCGCACCAGTGCTTCGCGTACGCACTCAGATATTTGTCATATTCCGCCAGTGCTTCCTGCTCCGTCATCTCGGGCCGTCCCAAGAACTCGCGGCAGCGTCCTACGCGTTGGCCTTGATGGCTGACCTCGCCGCGCTCAAACGCGGCGAACCACTTCTTTTCAATGTCGGCGAAGCGCTGCTGATGCCCGCCAGGAAGCCACTCCTCGACGGCTGCCTGCATTGCCGCAGTGTGGTCCATGAGGGTGTCATCAAGATCGAAAAGAATAGCGCGAATCATGTTCGCCAGACTACGCAGATCGCTGACAGCGTCGCGCCGGAACGACGCGATGAGGGAAAATTCCATACAATGGCAGGCATGACTCAGAAGACCGCAACTGCAACGATGCACACCAACTACGGTGACATTGTTATCGACCTGTTCGGTAACCACGCACCGGTAACCGTGGAGAACTTCATCGGCCTGGCAAAGGGCGAGAAGGACTACACCACTCAGAACGCGAAGGGCGAGCAGTCCGGCCCGTTCTACGATGGCGCTATTTTCCACCGCGTCATTGACCAGTTCATGATCCAGGGCGGCGACCCGACCGGCACCGGTCGCGGCGGCCCCGGCTACCAGTTCCAGGACGAGTTCCACCCGGAGCTTCAGTTCGACCGCCCGTTCCTGCTGGCCATGGCGAATGCCGGCCCGGGCACCAACGGCTCCCAGTTCTTCATCACCGTGGCGCCGACCCCGCACCTGAACAACCACCACACCATCTTCGGTGAGGTTACCGATGCCGCCTCTCAGGAGGTCGTGTCCAAGATTGCTAAGGTCTCCACCGACCGCATGGACCGTCCGGCTGAGGATGTCGTCATCGAGTCCATCGAGATCGCCTAAGCGCTCTCACCTTTTCTTTCGAGCCCGCTGCCACATGACGTGGTGGCGGGTTTGTTGCGTATAAGGAGTCTTTGTGAAGAATTATCTGAAGTCAATGCCGGCGACCCTCGTATTCATGGTGCTGTGTATCGGTGCGTGGTTGGCCACAGCTGCACAGGCCAAGACTCTCGCCGCACCGTATTACCGCAGTTCCTTAGCCCAGGACTGGACTCTGTGGGGCCCGGATGTCACCGCACACCCGGCAACGGTGATAACAGCCGGGTTCATGCACCTCGACGCCGGCCATCTTCTCGTCAACATGGTGATGCTTTTCTTTGTGGGCAGGGAAGTGGAACGCGCTCTCGGCAGCGTGCTGTATGTTGCCGTCTACCTCATTTCCGTGGTCGGCGCGTCGGCCGCGGTGTTGTGGATGGATTTTGACACTCCCACCGTGGGTGCCTCTGGTGCGTTGTTTGCGCTCATGGGGCTTCTGATCGGTGTA is a genomic window of Corynebacterium singulare containing:
- a CDS encoding methylenetetrahydrofolate reductase — translated: MSPRLSASAPLDQISEDTPERLERTALSFEVIPPRHDADAAKIDRLLATLSAYNPDYIAVTSSQRSGWLEGTAAFIEKISRDTSMRPLAHLACTAGTEQELEEWIDTLVDAGVRGLLALRGDLPEGGMPDGHLPHADSLVRLIRRWESSRVARLAAGRLAVGVACYPSGHAESTTPDEDIDVLLAKQRLGADFAITQLFFDAEDYVRFAQRARLAGVRIPLIPGIMPMTSRARVERMCQLSGLDGPTAVLDQLATATSPEEEQEIGMQITASLAQAVLNAGADGLHIYTHNNPDITTDLLNRIGVTP
- the metE gene encoding 5-methyltetrahydropteroyltriglutamate--homocysteine S-methyltransferase, whose amino-acid sequence is MTASFPKATIEGYPRVGAHRELKRALESYWSGKIDAETFESAAHSLRLETYARLKDLGLSEDYAIPADVAYYDHVLETALTVGAVQGETLDDEFTLARGNKDTAPLEMTKWFDTNYHYIVPEIADTQSFTARPQRVLKIVEEARAAGHTVRPVLVGPVTLLALSKQAEGATTQPLDRLDELVESYLTVLAALHDADVEWIQLTEPALVADLAAADDATLAAALKSAYGRILGAEKRPQVYLTTPYGSLNAGLDAIAELKPEATQVDLSVGTLALDDSYLERVQKLADATHLAAGLVDGRNVWAANLRDLREKLESLGEGVSVTTSVSLQHVPHTVEAETSLPVDVATWFAFADEKVREVVALAAGPLDAPEAYAQADRAVRTRAESSRTHNQAVQDRTAALPEGQVQRQPEFAERNKAQEALGLPQLPTTTIGSFPQTTEIRAARAAHRKGELSDADYTEALRNEVKSVIELQERLGLDVLVHGEPERNDMVQYFAELLDGFVVTENGWVQSYGSRCTRPPIVVGDISRPEAMTTEWAQFAQSQSEKHVKGMLTGPVTILAWSFVRDDVHQSVSADQLGVALADEVRDLEEAGIDIIQIDEPALRELLPLREQDRKAYLEWAVRSFRLVALEAKPTTQIHTHLCYSEFGQIIDAVAGLDADVTSIEAARSRMELLEDIDEKFHSEIGPGIYDIHSPRIPSVAEMAELIRAALKNVPVERLWVNPDCGLKTRGYEETEASLRNLVLARDEVRASL
- a CDS encoding HAD family hydrolase, whose protein sequence is MIRAILFDLDDTLMDHTAAMQAAVEEWLPGGHQQRFADIEKKWFAAFERGEVSHQGQRVGRCREFLGRPEMTEQEALAEYDKYLSAYAKHWCAVEGAREALEYVLKLGLKVGVLTNGAREMQEGKLRAGGLDLPGVELFPTVEMGHPKPQREAYLEACRRLGVEPADALMVGDSLANDVDGARAAGLKALHFDREGRGDLAALADLQSVNFRAL
- a CDS encoding peptidylprolyl isomerase, whose protein sequence is MAGMTQKTATATMHTNYGDIVIDLFGNHAPVTVENFIGLAKGEKDYTTQNAKGEQSGPFYDGAIFHRVIDQFMIQGGDPTGTGRGGPGYQFQDEFHPELQFDRPFLLAMANAGPGTNGSQFFITVAPTPHLNNHHTIFGEVTDAASQEVVSKIAKVSTDRMDRPAEDVVIESIEIA
- a CDS encoding rhomboid family intramembrane serine protease, producing MKNYLKSMPATLVFMVLCIGAWLATAAQAKTLAAPYYRSSLAQDWTLWGPDVTAHPATVITAGFMHLDAGHLLVNMVMLFFVGREVERALGSVLYVAVYLISVVGASAAVLWMDFDTPTVGASGALFALMGLLIGVYRSRGLDLRAPIVLVVANVAYSFIADNVSVWGHLGGLLTGMLLAPFVFRQRLWLRWLGIWIIALAAAIAAALRAGLWG